A DNA window from Methanobacteriaceae archaeon contains the following coding sequences:
- a CDS encoding YeiH family protein produces the protein MFNSISKYSYGVIVCLIIAIPSLVLGNMFPVIGGPIIAIILGMLISLVWHKKDKFDDGISFTSKYVLQAAVVLLGFGLNLNVILQTGIQSLPIIIATISVALIVAFIMQKVLDIEEKSAILIGVGSSICGGSAIAATAPVINADEEEVAQSISVIFFFNVLAAIIFPSLGKLIGFSTVDGGPFGLFAGTAINDTSSVTAAATTWDNMWGLGSQTLDKASTVKLTRTLAIIPITLALSVFTSKKAEYEGGQFSLKKAFPMFILYFVIASIITTLAVNFGVDANVFVPFKELSKFFIILAMAAIGLHTDIVKLVKSGTKPIILGACCWISIIVVSIILQFTMGII, from the coding sequence ATGTTTAATTCAATTTCAAAATATTCGTATGGTGTAATAGTTTGTTTAATTATTGCCATTCCATCTTTAGTATTGGGAAATATGTTTCCTGTGATTGGTGGTCCGATTATTGCAATCATATTGGGAATGTTAATTTCACTTGTATGGCATAAAAAGGATAAATTCGATGATGGAATTAGTTTCACATCCAAATATGTCCTTCAAGCTGCAGTTGTCCTTTTAGGATTTGGATTGAATTTAAATGTTATTTTACAAACAGGGATTCAGTCTTTACCAATTATTATTGCAACAATATCTGTTGCTTTAATTGTTGCATTTATAATGCAGAAGGTCTTGGACATTGAAGAAAAATCAGCAATTTTAATTGGTGTTGGATCATCCATTTGTGGAGGTTCAGCTATTGCTGCAACAGCACCAGTAATCAATGCTGATGAAGAAGAAGTTGCACAGTCAATTTCAGTAATTTTCTTCTTTAATGTATTAGCAGCAATTATCTTCCCGTCTTTAGGTAAACTCATTGGATTTTCTACAGTTGATGGAGGACCATTCGGGTTATTTGCAGGAACAGCGATTAATGATACATCATCTGTAACTGCAGCAGCTACTACATGGGATAATATGTGGGGACTTGGAAGTCAAACTCTTGATAAAGCAAGTACAGTTAAATTAACACGTACTTTAGCTATTATTCCAATTACTCTTGCATTATCTGTTTTTACTTCAAAAAAGGCAGAATATGAAGGTGGGCAGTTCTCACTTAAAAAAGCATTTCCAATGTTTATCTTGTACTTTGTAATAGCTTCAATAATTACAACACTTGCAGTAAACTTTGGTGTAGATGCAAATGTATTCGTACCATTTAAGGAGTTAAGTAAATTCTTCATTATCCTTGCTATGGCAGCTATTGGGCTTCATACAGATATTGTAAAATTAGTTAAATCTGGAACCAAACCAATTATCCTTGGTGCTTGCTGCTGGATTTCCATTATCGTTGTTAGTATAATATTACAGTTTACTATGGGAATAATTTAG
- a CDS encoding GIY-YIG nuclease family protein, whose amino-acid sequence MKGCYCLIIEVDEDKTIQIGKKLGKIQFKKGFYVYVGSAMNSLYARINRHLSNDKKLHWHMDYLSKHSKITDVIYNKSPKKIECDLSRHLSKKTEGIKDFGCSDCKCESHLYYFKNRNEAIESVLDAYESLSMPCEFYEK is encoded by the coding sequence ATGAAAGGTTGTTACTGTTTAATTATTGAAGTTGATGAGGATAAAACAATCCAGATTGGTAAAAAATTAGGGAAAATCCAATTTAAAAAAGGATTTTATGTTTATGTAGGATCAGCTATGAATTCACTTTACGCAAGAATTAACAGACATTTAAGTAATGATAAAAAGCTTCACTGGCACATGGACTATTTATCCAAACATTCCAAAATAACAGACGTAATCTACAACAAATCACCAAAAAAGATAGAATGTGACTTATCTAGGCATCTTAGCAAAAAAACTGAAGGAATAAAAGATTTTGGATGCTCAGACTGCAAATGTGAAAGCCATCTTTATTATTTCAAAAATAGAAATGAAGCTATTGAATCTGTTTTAGATGCATATGAGTCACTATCCATGCCATGTGAGTTTTATGAAAAATAA
- a CDS encoding TIGR04083 family peptide-modifying radical SAM enzyme, protein MIIPTLNCPSRCKYCWGSEHKNEMMDIQIIDQIIDWLGDFRDDKVHFTFHGGEPLLAGYDFYKQALEKLSKLPNLEGFSLQSNIWLLTEELIDLFLEYNVVVSTSIDGPKEINDYQRGEGYFDKAMSKYELAKSKGLIINFVLTVTDYSKDYSDELYEFFKEKQMSLKIHAALPSLRGDNADPWALDQEEHGKLLINWLDKYLYDLDKFSIMDLDHICRSSFRRRGTLCTFADCIGTTLAVGFDGSIYPCYRFVGMPEYVLGNVSDNPSFDELKTSDAWVKLQEFREYVDENCKQCKHVKYCEGGCPYNAIVAYKTPKAVDPQCTAYKMIFDEVSKRMNKEFARSAFGLGGNQPKKEGEPFSIMDLAMKR, encoded by the coding sequence ATGATTATTCCCACTCTCAACTGTCCATCAAGATGCAAATACTGTTGGGGTTCAGAACATAAAAATGAAATGATGGATATCCAAATCATTGATCAGATTATTGACTGGTTAGGTGATTTTAGAGACGATAAGGTTCATTTTACTTTCCATGGTGGTGAACCGCTCCTTGCAGGTTATGATTTTTATAAACAGGCATTAGAAAAGTTATCAAAGTTACCTAATCTTGAAGGATTTTCACTTCAAAGTAATATCTGGCTTTTAACAGAAGAGCTAATAGATTTATTTTTGGAGTATAATGTTGTTGTAAGTACCAGTATTGATGGGCCAAAAGAGATTAATGACTATCAAAGAGGGGAAGGTTACTTTGATAAAGCAATGTCCAAATATGAACTTGCAAAAAGCAAAGGACTCATAATTAACTTTGTTTTAACTGTAACAGATTATTCAAAAGATTATTCTGATGAATTGTATGAATTTTTCAAAGAAAAACAAATGAGTTTGAAAATTCACGCAGCTCTTCCATCTCTACGTGGGGATAATGCTGACCCGTGGGCTTTAGACCAAGAAGAACACGGTAAGCTATTGATTAACTGGCTTGATAAATATCTCTATGACTTGGATAAGTTTTCAATAATGGATTTGGATCATATCTGCAGAAGTTCATTTAGAAGAAGAGGAACACTATGCACATTTGCTGATTGTATTGGAACAACACTTGCAGTTGGCTTTGACGGTTCAATCTATCCATGCTACCGTTTTGTTGGAATGCCAGAATATGTTTTAGGCAATGTGTCTGACAATCCAAGCTTTGATGAGTTAAAAACATCAGATGCATGGGTAAAACTTCAGGAATTTAGAGAATATGTTGATGAAAACTGTAAACAATGTAAGCATGTAAAATATTGTGAAGGAGGATGTCCTTACAACGCAATAGTTGCATACAAAACACCAAAAGCAGTTGATCCTCAGTGCACAGCATATAAAATGATTTTTGACGAAGTTTCAAAAAGAATGAACAAAGAATTTGCACGCTCTGCATTTGGATTAGGTGGAAATCAACCTAAAAAAGAGGGTGAGCCGTTCAGTATTATGGATTTAGCTATGAAACGCTAA
- a CDS encoding DUF371 domain-containing protein, translating into MIFKLQTKGHKNVTSLHKSTFEVTKDVEIGPTADCIIGTSMDKSMFDFPEEFKAKIANSNTKITVILETENARDEIVGFGHEDLTLTHPTDIVARTSDYTCSRTLMIKANKAARDLDLDLIEDLKNEKTMNVTIKLE; encoded by the coding sequence ATGATTTTTAAACTTCAAACCAAAGGTCACAAGAATGTAACTTCTCTACATAAATCAACTTTTGAGGTAACAAAAGATGTTGAGATTGGACCTACTGCAGATTGTATTATTGGAACAAGTATGGATAAATCAATGTTTGACTTTCCAGAAGAATTTAAAGCTAAAATAGCTAATTCCAATACAAAAATAACTGTTATTTTAGAAACTGAAAATGCGCGTGATGAAATTGTAGGTTTTGGCCATGAAGATTTAACATTAACTCATCCAACAGATATTGTAGCAAGAACAAGTGATTATACCTGTTCACGTACATTAATGATTAAAGCCAATAAAGCAGCACGTGACTTGGATTTGGATTTGATTGAAGATTTAAAAAATGAAAAAACAATGAATGTTACTATAAAATTAGAGTAA
- a CDS encoding diaminopimelate dehydrogenase — translation MIKIGILGYGNIGRGVEAAVTNANDMELAGVFTRRDPESVETETGAKVYKVDDLYNMKDEIDVLMLCGGSANDLPVQTPEFAKYFNVIDSFDTHAKIPEHFENVNKSALEGENVAIISVGWDPGLFSLNRLYAQSILPNGNDYTFWGKGVSQGHSDAIRNIPGVKDARQYTIPVESALNAVRNGENPELTTRDKHTRDCYVVAEEGADKKQIENDIVTMPNYFDEYDTTVTFITQEELDANHAGIPHGGIVFRSGTTGLNNEMSHIIEYKLTLDSNPQFTASVLIAYARAAYRLSKNGESGCKTVFDIAPGLLHPESPEFQRKNCL, via the coding sequence ATGATAAAAATTGGAATATTAGGATACGGAAATATCGGTCGTGGAGTTGAAGCGGCTGTAACTAACGCTAATGACATGGAACTTGCAGGAGTATTCACAAGACGTGACCCTGAAAGTGTTGAAACTGAAACCGGCGCTAAAGTGTACAAAGTTGACGATTTATACAATATGAAAGATGAAATTGACGTATTGATGTTATGTGGTGGAAGTGCAAACGATTTACCTGTACAAACCCCAGAATTTGCAAAATACTTCAATGTAATTGACAGTTTTGATACTCACGCTAAAATCCCTGAACACTTTGAAAATGTTAACAAATCTGCATTAGAAGGGGAAAATGTAGCTATTATCTCTGTTGGTTGGGACCCAGGTCTTTTCTCATTAAACAGATTATACGCACAATCAATTTTACCTAACGGAAACGATTACACTTTCTGGGGTAAAGGAGTATCTCAAGGACACTCTGATGCTATCAGAAACATCCCTGGTGTAAAAGACGCACGTCAATACACAATTCCAGTTGAAAGTGCTCTTAATGCTGTTAGAAACGGTGAAAATCCTGAATTAACTACCCGTGACAAACACACCAGAGACTGCTATGTTGTAGCTGAAGAAGGTGCAGATAAAAAACAAATTGAAAATGATATTGTAACAATGCCTAACTACTTTGATGAATATGACACTACCGTTACTTTCATCACCCAGGAAGAATTAGATGCAAACCATGCAGGAATTCCTCACGGAGGTATTGTATTTAGAAGTGGTACTACTGGTTTAAACAATGAAATGAGCCACATTATTGAGTACAAATTAACTTTAGACAGTAACCCTCAATTTACTGCATCTGTTTTAATTGCTTATGCAAGAGCAGCATACAGATTATCCAAAAATGGTGAATCCGGTTGTAAAACTGTATTTGATATTGCACCAGGATTATTACACCCTGAAAGCCCAGAATTCCAACGTAAAAACTGCTTATAG
- the trmB gene encoding tRNA (guanosine(46)-N7)-methyltransferase TrmB: MRMRTSSPADELIDNCDYLIKDSIDFKNDNRICLEIGMGKGDFIIGMALNNPDTNYIGMEMHSNVLSLAIKKINEYNLDNLRIIRMDAKDSVDLLKDKIDTIFLNFSDPWPKKRHAKRRLTHEYYLGIYDELFSNKNCKKIIMKTDNDDLFEFSLESFKKYGYDIKEISYDLHSENIFNIMTEYEKKFSKKGIAIKYVKAVKIKKEE; this comes from the coding sequence ATGAGAATGCGCACTTCTTCACCTGCAGATGAATTAATTGATAACTGTGATTATCTAATAAAAGATTCTATTGATTTTAAAAATGACAACAGGATTTGTCTTGAAATAGGAATGGGCAAAGGAGATTTTATCATTGGAATGGCACTAAATAATCCAGATACTAATTATATTGGTATGGAAATGCATTCCAATGTTTTAAGCCTTGCAATTAAAAAGATTAATGAATATAATCTTGATAATCTTCGCATTATAAGAATGGATGCAAAAGATTCAGTTGATTTACTAAAGGATAAAATAGATACTATTTTTTTAAATTTTTCTGATCCTTGGCCTAAAAAAAGACATGCAAAAAGAAGACTTACTCATGAATACTATTTGGGAATTTATGATGAGTTATTTTCCAATAAAAACTGTAAAAAAATCATTATGAAAACAGACAATGATGATTTGTTTGAATTTTCCCTTGAAAGCTTTAAAAAATATGGCTATGATATAAAAGAAATCAGTTATGATTTACATAGTGAAAATATTTTCAATATAATGACTGAATATGAAAAGAAGTTCTCAAAAAAGGGTATTGCAATAAAATATGTAAAAGCAGTTAAAATAAAAAAAGAAGAGTAA
- a CDS encoding TIGR04165 family Cys-rich peptide encodes MKLEELLAPCPKCGSKDKIAHRKMLDNHRAHAEMETVKCEDCGYIFFVNDNIDEDEKKKLLNELNKIYG; translated from the coding sequence ATGAAACTCGAAGAACTTTTAGCACCATGTCCAAAATGTGGTTCAAAAGACAAAATAGCTCATAGAAAAATGTTAGACAATCACAGAGCACATGCAGAAATGGAAACTGTAAAATGCGAAGACTGTGGTTATATTTTCTTTGTAAATGATAACATTGATGAAGATGAGAAGAAAAAATTGTTAAATGAATTAAATAAAATTTATGGTTAA
- a CDS encoding nucleotidyltransferase domain-containing protein: MNNRYEIAREFVEAISSDNIVQTILFGSVARGDDTNESDIDILIIIRSDNRQVEDMIDKMVVDFILEKEEVISPHVMTEDHFNKTKDYSFLKTVMAEGMVI; encoded by the coding sequence ATGAATAATAGATATGAAATTGCTCGTGAGTTTGTTGAGGCTATATCTTCAGATAATATTGTCCAAACAATATTATTTGGTTCTGTGGCTCGTGGTGATGATACTAACGAATCTGATATTGATATTCTAATTATTATTCGCAGTGATAATCGTCAGGTTGAAGATATGATTGATAAAATGGTTGTTGATTTCATTTTAGAAAAAGAAGAGGTTATTTCACCTCATGTAATGACTGAAGACCATTTTAATAAAACCAAAGACTATAGTTTTTTGAAAACTGTTATGGCTGAAGGTATGGTCATATGA
- the galU gene encoding UTP--glucose-1-phosphate uridylyltransferase GalU, translated as MKAVIPAAGFGTRFLPATKAQPKEMLPVFDKPTIQYVIEEAVASGIDDILIVTGRNKRSIEDHFDKSFELEQTLQSAGKDDRLKQVRDITDLADICYVRQKEQRGLGDAIYCAKKHVGDEPFAVMLGDSITKGPTPCTKQLIDVYEKYGASAISLEEVPREKVERYGIIKGEEIEKDIYNISKLVEKPLAHQAPSNLAIMGRYVLTPDIFDKIDETEPGVGGEIQLTDALQKLDSIYGVTFEGRTYDIGNRLEWLKTSIEFAMDDEESKADLIEYMKEIVNGA; from the coding sequence ATGAAAGCTGTAATTCCAGCAGCAGGTTTTGGAACTAGATTTTTACCTGCTACTAAAGCACAACCTAAAGAAATGTTACCTGTTTTTGATAAGCCTACTATCCAATATGTAATTGAAGAGGCAGTAGCTTCAGGTATTGACGATATTTTAATTGTAACAGGTAGAAATAAAAGATCCATTGAAGATCATTTTGACAAATCATTTGAACTTGAACAGACTTTACAAAGTGCAGGTAAAGATGACCGTCTAAAACAAGTTCGTGACATCACTGATTTAGCAGATATCTGTTATGTAAGACAAAAAGAACAAAGAGGATTAGGTGATGCAATTTACTGTGCTAAAAAGCACGTTGGAGATGAACCATTTGCAGTAATGCTTGGAGACTCCATTACAAAAGGACCAACTCCATGTACTAAACAGTTAATAGATGTTTATGAAAAATACGGAGCATCTGCAATATCTCTTGAAGAAGTACCAAGAGAAAAAGTAGAAAGATATGGTATTATCAAAGGTGAAGAAATCGAAAAAGACATCTACAACATTTCTAAACTTGTTGAAAAACCATTAGCTCATCAAGCACCATCCAACTTAGCTATTATGGGTCGTTACGTATTAACACCAGATATTTTTGATAAAATCGATGAAACAGAACCTGGTGTCGGTGGTGAAATCCAATTAACCGATGCACTTCAAAAATTAGATTCAATCTACGGTGTTACCTTCGAAGGAAGAACCTATGATATTGGAAACCGTTTAGAATGGTTAAAAACCTCAATTGAATTTGCAATGGATGATGAAGAATCTAAAGCAGACTTAATTGAATATATGAAAGAAATTGTTAACGGAGCTTAA
- a CDS encoding deoxyhypusine synthase — MKVNQIDVDSNMKISDLMNQFDESGVLGAGRVARACNILADMIQDDEMNVFMSLGGPLIPGGMRNLVSKMIKQGHVNVIISSGANLTHDLVEAFGGSHYRHEGKDDEELNEEGIGRIADINVGSDDFTIFESEITKIFEEIASKKKVISIQELLYEIGLLIDDENSFIANAARNNVPIFAPGIIDSMIGLQLWIFSQDHDFTISAAGDMPYLSDIVFSSPKVGAILLGGGLTKHYTLASNVITGGLDSAIQITMDRPEAGSLGGAPLEEAKSWSKAKCGSNLASVVGDVTIIFPLIYAAALDKIDGD, encoded by the coding sequence ATGAAAGTTAACCAGATTGATGTAGATAGTAATATGAAGATATCAGATTTAATGAACCAATTTGATGAATCTGGTGTTTTAGGTGCAGGTAGAGTTGCACGTGCATGTAATATTTTAGCTGATATGATACAGGATGATGAGATGAATGTATTTATGAGTCTAGGTGGTCCTTTAATTCCTGGAGGAATGAGAAATCTTGTATCAAAAATGATTAAACAGGGACATGTCAATGTAATTATATCCAGTGGAGCTAACTTAACTCACGACCTTGTTGAAGCATTTGGAGGATCTCATTATCGCCACGAAGGAAAAGATGATGAAGAATTAAACGAAGAAGGAATAGGTCGTATTGCAGATATTAACGTGGGTTCTGATGATTTTACCATTTTTGAAAGTGAAATAACAAAGATATTTGAAGAAATTGCTTCTAAAAAGAAAGTTATTTCAATTCAGGAATTATTATATGAAATCGGACTTTTAATTGATGATGAAAACTCATTTATAGCTAATGCTGCAAGAAACAATGTTCCAATATTTGCTCCTGGAATTATTGATTCAATGATTGGTTTACAACTTTGGATCTTTTCACAAGACCATGACTTTACAATAAGTGCAGCTGGAGATATGCCATATCTATCAGATATTGTATTTTCATCTCCAAAAGTAGGTGCAATCCTTTTAGGAGGAGGACTTACCAAACACTACACTCTTGCATCCAATGTAATTACTGGTGGATTAGATAGTGCTATTCAAATTACAATGGACAGACCAGAAGCAGGAAGTTTAGGTGGAGCACCACTTGAAGAGGCAAAATCCTGGTCAAAAGCTAAATGTGGATCTAATCTTGCAAGTGTTGTTGGTGATGTTACTATCATT
- a CDS encoding HEPN domain-containing protein — MDLAVEELSTAQILFDTGMYRGSVTHSYYAMFDAAKALLLHMILLVKNMILF, encoded by the coding sequence ATGGATCTTGCAGTAGAGGAGTTAAGTACTGCTCAAATTTTATTTGATACTGGAATGTACAGGGGTTCAGTTACTCATTCTTACTATGCAATGTTTGATGCTGCAAAAGCATTGTTACTTCACATGATTTTGTTAGTAAAAAACATGATACTATTTTAA
- a CDS encoding aldo/keto reductase: MQYRLIKKTGDEISPLGFGAMRLPVKNGKINRPEAKKLIFHAIENGVNFIDTAYLYGDSESFLGEILPEVRSKVKICTKLPAINVKKYDDMEKLLDEQLKRLNIDCIDYYLIHAVDLKAINRLIKRDLFKFIKKAKADGKIKHIGFSYHGPKEEFREVVDIYDWEIVMVQYNYFDENVQASSEGIEYAASKGLGVLVMEPLKGGILSGNLPKKAENVFKKADSSKSNAQWALQWVLNNKNITCALSGMNTLDQLNENLEVANNTTPGSMSSEELETVDKVKKVIRTSLKINCSTCGYCMPCPKGVNIPECMKIYNEKYLFGDKGIINAAFINYYQYVGGLMGSVGNAGRCTGCGKCLRKCPQKLDIIKELKKVKKEFEFPGVQYVLLFIKHVGFPIYKFFIKLLN, translated from the coding sequence ATGCAATACAGACTAATTAAAAAAACTGGTGATGAAATATCTCCTCTTGGATTTGGAGCAATGAGATTACCTGTTAAAAATGGTAAAATCAACAGACCAGAAGCTAAAAAACTTATTTTTCATGCAATAGAAAATGGAGTAAACTTCATTGATACTGCATATCTTTATGGTGACAGCGAATCATTTTTAGGTGAAATTTTACCTGAAGTAAGATCAAAAGTTAAAATATGTACTAAACTTCCTGCAATCAATGTTAAAAAATACGATGATATGGAAAAACTACTTGATGAACAGCTTAAAAGACTTAACATTGACTGTATTGATTATTATTTAATTCATGCTGTTGACTTAAAAGCAATAAATAGATTAATTAAACGTGATTTATTTAAATTCATCAAAAAAGCAAAAGCTGACGGTAAAATAAAACACATTGGATTTTCATATCACGGACCAAAAGAAGAATTTCGTGAAGTTGTAGATATCTACGACTGGGAAATTGTAATGGTTCAGTACAACTACTTTGATGAAAATGTCCAGGCAAGCTCTGAAGGAATAGAATATGCAGCATCAAAAGGACTTGGTGTTTTAGTAATGGAACCTCTAAAAGGAGGAATCTTATCCGGAAACTTACCTAAAAAAGCTGAAAATGTATTTAAAAAAGCTGATTCTTCTAAAAGTAATGCTCAATGGGCACTTCAGTGGGTTTTAAATAATAAAAACATTACCTGTGCACTTTCAGGTATGAACACTTTAGATCAGCTTAATGAAAACCTTGAAGTTGCAAATAATACTACTCCTGGCTCAATGTCTAGTGAGGAATTGGAAACAGTTGATAAAGTTAAAAAAGTAATAAGAACATCTCTTAAAATTAACTGTTCAACCTGCGGATACTGTATGCCATGTCCTAAAGGCGTAAATATTCCGGAATGTATGAAAATATACAATGAAAAATACTTATTTGGAGATAAAGGTATTATAAACGCTGCATTTATAAATTACTACCAGTATGTTGGCGGATTAATGGGAAGTGTTGGAAATGCAGGTAGATGTACTGGATGTGGAAAATGTCTAAGAAAATGTCCTCAAAAATTGGATATTATCAAAGAATTAAAAAAAGTAAAAAAGGAATTTGAGTTTCCGGGCGTTCAATACGTTTTATTATTTATTAAACACGTTGGATTCCCAATTTATAAGTTCTTTATTAAGCTTTTAAATTAG
- a CDS encoding CBS domain-containing protein, with the protein MLTSVQKEILQTLINLYQSSEGKSIKGEDIAEVMGRNPGTIRNQMQSLRSLSLVKGVPGPRGGYKPTIEAYHSLNITVSDKDSKVHIFKNGSKVENISVAKIEFTSVPQPSECEAAIKVLGSIKDLNLGDTISIGPTPVNNLGIIGRIVGRDDMDNILLLDTEIIRSIPKQTVGEIASRDVISFKMDCTIKDAAKKLSKYHIDGAPVMNESKVVGVFTVSDLVQAIAEGNENSTVGELMSANVVIVNEDLKIANAIELMLKRSISRLIIADNDQMLLGIVTRTDLINTIANLNQFPIITN; encoded by the coding sequence ATGTTGACATCAGTTCAAAAAGAAATTTTACAAACATTAATTAATTTATACCAATCTTCTGAGGGCAAATCCATTAAGGGAGAAGATATTGCTGAGGTTATGGGAAGAAATCCGGGAACAATCCGTAATCAGATGCAGTCCTTAAGAAGTTTGAGTTTAGTTAAGGGCGTACCTGGTCCTAGAGGAGGATATAAGCCAACTATTGAAGCTTATCACTCTTTAAACATTACTGTTTCAGATAAGGATTCCAAGGTACATATTTTTAAAAACGGTAGTAAGGTTGAGAATATTTCTGTTGCAAAAATCGAGTTTACAAGTGTTCCTCAGCCAAGTGAATGTGAAGCTGCAATTAAGGTTTTAGGAAGTATTAAAGACTTGAATTTAGGTGATACAATCAGTATCGGACCAACTCCTGTAAACAACTTGGGAATTATTGGAAGGATTGTTGGTCGTGATGATATGGACAATATCCTTTTACTTGATACTGAGATTATCAGAAGTATTCCTAAACAGACTGTTGGAGAAATTGCAAGCCGTGATGTAATTTCATTTAAAATGGATTGTACTATTAAGGATGCTGCTAAAAAACTGTCAAAATACCATATTGACGGTGCTCCTGTAATGAATGAAAGTAAAGTAGTTGGAGTATTTACAGTATCTGACCTTGTTCAGGCAATTGCTGAGGGCAATGAAAATTCAACTGTTGGAGAATTGATGTCTGCAAATGTTGTTATTGTTAATGAAGATTTAAAAATAGCTAATGCAATTGAATTAATGCTTAAAAGATCCATTTCAAGATTAATCATCGCAGATAATGATCAGATGTTACTTGGAATTGTTACAAGAACTGATTTAATAAATACAATTGCTAATTTAAACCAATTCCCAATTATTACAAATTAA